CCACAGGATCCCGCACAAACGGCTATCTCTCCCGTAATCTGGGACTCCCCGCAGGCAGCAAATGCGGCGACTTCCTCGTGTCGCAACCCCACCCACTCAATATCCGGCTGCTGCCTGACGGCCTCTGTCAACCCATTCAGACTGTCTCCGACTACACCGTAGATTCGTTTGACACCAATCTCGACCAACGTGTCAATGATCAGGCTTGCTCCGTTTCTCGTCTTCATGCAACACCCATACTGATGAACTCTCCCATTGCTAAACCCCTTGCGTCGTTGTAGCGGGGGTTTCGCGGGTCACAGACTTTGACTTGGCGCGTTGCCGCGCCAGCGGTCCTGGTCTCGCCGCCGCCGCCCGTTCCAGGCATGTGCGCATCGTTCAATTGGCTCGTTTCACGAACCGACCCGGTTCGTCCGTGTCCGCTCAACGTCAGAATCCGGAAGCCCTCCACACAAAAGCACAGCATGGATAAGACCGGGGTACAAAGTGTGCGTGCGTAATCTCGGGCACATGAAACACGTCCACGCCAACGTTGTCATGACTGGCCTCGATATTACTTGGAAAGCATGAAGGCAGCTACAGAATTCGAATGCGGTACACGCCAGAAAAAGTGGATCACGCGCAGACTTGATGCAAACACTTCAAACCGACCACACACACACCTTGATCGATCAACGCCTGAGCAAGTCGCTGTTTCGGTACACTTCAAAGCAATCATCCAATTTATGAGAATTTTGAGAGGGTTTTCAACCAATGAACGCATCATCGCGCCGTATGCTTGCTGTCGATGCCCCCATCATCCCTACCGTTGCGGCGCTGGTTCGTGACAATCCTGGCACGATCTCGCTTGGTCAGGGCGTCGTGAATTACGGACCTCCGCAGGCTGCAATCGATGCAATCCCGGATCTCATGCGTGATGTCCAACTCAACAAGTACCAGGCAGTCCTGGGACATCCGGCGCTCGTTGAGGCCCTCTCTTCCAAGCTCAGCCAGGATAACGATATCGGGCTGGACGGGCAGTCCACGCTCATGGTGACTGCTGGCAGCAATATGGCCTTCCTGAACTGTCTACTGGCCGTCACCGACCCGGGTGACGAGGTGATTTTGCCTTTGCCGTTTTATTTCAACCACGAAATGGCGATCCGGATGTGTGGTTGTGTGCCCGTAACCGTGCGCACCCATGACGACTGGAGTCTCGACGTGGACGCTATCAGATCCGCTATCACCCCACGCACACGGGCAGTTGTGACTGTCTCGCCCAACAATCCCACAGGTGCGGTCTACTCGAAGGAATCGCTGATCGCAGTCAACACCCTCTGTGCGGACAATGGTCTATACCATTTCAGTGATGAGGCATACGAATATTTCACCTATGAAGGACGAACACAGTTCTCCCCAGGCTCGCTACCCGGAGCATCCGGCCACACCATTTCGTTCTTTTCCATGTCAAAGAACTACGGCATGGCAAGCTGGCGCGTCGGATACGTCGTGTTTCCAAGTCGCCTGACCGAAGCTATGACCAAGGTCCAGGACACCAACCTGATCTGTGCGCCAGTCGTGTCGCAACTGCTGGCAGTCGAAGCACTCAAGCACGGCCGCGAGTGGATCGCACCGAAGGTAGAAGCACTTTCCAAAGTGAGGCTGGATGTTTTTGAAGTGCTCTCCACACTGGGTGACATTGTTCAGTTTCCCAAGACAGAGGGAGCGTTTTACATTCTGATGAAGTTGCCGCCACTGGCAGAAGGATCTGATCCGATGGCATTCAATCGCCACATGGCACAGCAACACCAGGTCGCAACAGTACCGGGCTTTGCGTTCGGTCTGACCGACCCGCAAACGGGCAACTATCAGCGCCTGTCTTATGGTGCACTGGATGCGCAGAGTGTGACTGAGGGCGTCAACCGATACGTCGAGGCAGTCAAAAGCTGGTACCAGATTTGACGCTCCCGGCTTGGCTTGTTCCAATATCGAAGGCACGATGAAGGTTATGCGCGCTCCTATATGAGATGACAGGAGTCACGCATCTGATAGCGCCTCGTAGCATCGTACGAGACGGCTGATGACATCAGACTTGATCGAATGGCGATGAGTGAGAATACCAATCACCCGTCGGTGCGACTCATCTCTCAAAGGCCGTTTGCGGATCTCCAGACTATTAATGAGCTTGGAGTCAATGTCCGGCACGACTGATACGCCTAGCCCTGCCTCCACCATGAGTGCAATCGCAAGAATGGAGCTCAACTCCACCACCTCGGTTGGATGAACATTCAAGTTCACCAGGAATCGCTCTGCCTGCTTGCCCCCAGCCAGGTTGCGGTCATAGCGAATGAGCGGATTCTCTCTGAGCAATGTTTCAGGATCATCCTCTTTCGTTCGCGCTGACGTCAACAAAACCAGTGGCTCCTGTCGGAAGACGTGCCAGAGCATGGACTTTGGGAAAGCAAAGTTCGGTTCGATACAGATCACGGCGTCGAGCTCATTGTTTTGCAAGCAGCCGATCAATTCGGACGAGTGTCCTGAACGGATCGATACATGAAGTGAGGGGCACTCTGACCTTAGACTATTGAGCACTCTGGGCAAGAAACTCAGTAGTGCCGTGTTGATGGCTCCTAGGCGCAACTCCCCGGCAAGAGGGCTGATATTGACCATGAATTTCAGATTATCAACGCTCGCCACAATCGCTCTGGCATTGGCTGCCAGCATATGTCCGGCCTGCGTCGGCCTGACCGTCCTGCCAGCACGCTCGACCAGCTGCACCTCAAGCTCCTTCTCCAGAGCCCGTATCTGCTGAGCCACAGCAGCCGGCGTGATATCCAGGCGACGAGCCGCTTCGGACATAGAGCCAGAGTCAACGGTAAGCAGAAAACTTCTCAAAAAATCAGTATCCATATAACAATAGTAATTGTATTAATTGATACAACATAAAGATAGTTTATCTTTAGTTAGCCAGGTTGCAGAATATTGTCATCATCTATCAGGTAACGTGATATGCGAAGCAAACTGTTCGTCCCGGGTTCAAGACCCGAGTTATTCAACAAGGCGTTGACTGGCCCATCCGATGGGTTGTCCTTCGACCTGGAAGACGCTGTCAGAGAAGAGCGCAAGCAGCAAGCAAGATCCGAACTTGCCACATTTCTTTGTTCGGACGCAGTCATCCAGTCCGACAAGACCATGATTGTCCGCGTCAATGGTCTGGAGACATCACACTTTCTGGCTGATCTGGAATCTGTGGTGTGTGCACGCATCGACATTATCAACATTCCCAAAGCAGAGTCAGCCGAAGATGTGCGATACGCCGCCCGATGTATCGAACAGGCGGAGCAACGCAAAGGTCTCGGTGGTGCGCGACAGCAGCCGATCCAGATATTGGTCAACATCGAAACACCTAAGGCGCTTCGAATTGCCCATGAGCTCGGTGCAGCGGACAAGCGCGTGTTCGGGTTGCAACTCGGTCTGGGAGATCTGTTTGAGCCTCACGGCATCGACCGTCGCCAGCCTGTGGCAATCCAGGCAGCCATGTTTCAGATTGCCATGGCTGCCCATGAGAATGGATTGCGTGTGTATGACGGTGCATTCGCCAATGTGAGCGACAAGGACGGATTCCGCAACGAGGCCCTACTCGCGAAAAGCCTTGGCTTTGACGGTAAGAGCTGTATTCATCCGTCGCAGGTCGATTCCGTCAACGAAGTGTTTAGGCCAACGCAAGAGGAAATCGAGTTTTCTTTGAAAGTCGTGCAAGCAGAAGCGCAGGCAAAGGAAAGCGCCGTAGGCGCATTTTTAGTGGAGGGCAGGATGATTGATGCACCGTTCGTAGAACGTGCCAACAGCATTCTGAAAATGGCAAAACAATTGGGACTGATTACACAATGAAAAAAATTCTATCCATGGCAGTGCTGTCAAGTGCACTTGCCTTTACTACGATTCAGCCCGTGGCTGCGCAGAGTGCATTCCCGGACAAGACAATCACGATCGTGGTCCCCTATTCGGCAGGTGGTTCGAACGATCGCTTTGCCAGACTCGTTGCCGGTGGTCTGAGCAAAGAGCTGGACGTCCCGGTGGTAGTCGATAACCGTCCGGGTGCGAGTGGCGTGACCGGATCCATGCAGGTTGCCCGTGCTGCACCTGACGGATACACCCTGTTAGTCGTTTCCTCAAGCATGACAACCAATGAGGCGGTACGCCCGAGAGAAGACTTCAACCCCGTCAAAAATCTGACTCCGGTTGCCATGCTGGCAAAGGGGCCCTTTATTGTGGCAGTCAACAATGAGTTTCCCGCTAAAACACCACAGGAGTTCGTTGAGCTGATCAAGGCAAACCCCGGAAAATTCAACTATGCATCATCCGGCATCGGCAGTAGCAACCAGTTTGCAACCGAATTGCTGCAGATGTTGGCTGGTCTGGAGTCTGTTCACGTTCCATACAAAGGCATGGCGCAAGCGACCACTGATCTGATCGGTGGTCAGACCGAGATTCTGATCGCGAGCGGTCCATCTTTACTGCCCCACATCCGGGGTGAGCGGGCTCGTGCAATTGGTGTGACGAGTCTGAATGAAAGTGCGATCGCACCCGACCTGGTCCCGATTTCCAGCGTTGTTCCCGGCTATGAATTTGAGCTATGGTGGGGTGTGTTCGCACCGGCCGGATTACCAGCTGACATCCAGGAATTGCTGAACACCAAGATCAATGCGGTGATTAATGCGCCCGAGATGCGCCAGACTTTCCTCAATGATGGTGCAGAGGCGGCGCCGACATCCGCAGAAGACTTTGGCAAGCGTGTAGCTGATGATATCGATCGCTGGAAAGACCTCGCCAAACGCCAGAACATCACGGTTAACTGATCTATGAGTTTCGTATCCAATCAACGCGGTGGCCCATTATCCGGGGTCAAGGTTCTTGATCTAAGTGCATATATTGCCGGACCCTATGGATGTGCCCTGCTCGCAGATCAGGGCGCAGATGTGATCAAAGTCGAGTCCCCGGCGGGTGACAACCTGCGCAACTATCCCTCCACCCTTGAGAATGAAAGCCGTGCGTTTCTAGGAGTCAACCGCAGTAAGCTTGGCCTGGTGCTTGACCTCAAAAGCGAAACGGACAAAGGCCACCTGCTTGATCTGGTACGAGACGCTGACGTGCTGGTTCACAACTTCAGACCTTCCGTTCCAGCCAGACTGGGGATTGACTACGACACTCTCAGCCAGACCAACCCGAGGCTGATCTACTGTGCACTCACCGGGTTCGGCGATGCGGGTCCTCTGAAAGACAAAGCGGGATACGATCAAGTGTTGCAGTCCATGACTGGAATGTGTGCCATGCAGGCCAAGCCCGACGGTCCCCCAGAAATTCTGTACGGTTCAGTCGTGGACTTTTATGCTGCTGCCATGCTCAGCTCAGCGGTCAGCTCTGCCCTCTACGAACGTGAAAAAAGCGGTACAGGCCAATATGTCGGGGTATCGCTCATGCGTGCGGCCCTCACGATGCAGTCAACACGATTAGTCTGGGCCGACAACGAAGGCAGTGAAGTCAGTCGAGACATGCGATCGGGCGGGGTCACCGGCATACACCCGACCCTGGATGGATACATCTACATTTCAGCCAACACGCCCCGCTTCTGGCAGGCCTTATGCGATAAAACCGGGGTCAGCCACCTCGCCAAGGACGAGCGATTCGACACGGTCAAAAAACGTGCGATGCACAAAGACGAAATCGTTTCGACGTTACGTGAAGCTCTGAGCAAGAAGTCCGCGCTGGAGTGGGAGGCCATTTTCGGTGATGAAGTTCCATGCTCTGCCGTGCGTCGGGTAGAAGATATGTTCGATCACCCACAGGTGCTTGCGCAGGAGTTGATTGGATCTTTCGACTACCCCGGAGTGGGCGAATATCGTGCTTTTCAGAATCCGTTTCACTTCGGACGGACACCCTGCCCTCCTGCCTCACCTGCACCAGCCCTTGATCAACACGGTGACATGATAAGAAGCAGCATCGAACGTGCTGGCAAAGAATGAGATGCAAGGATACCGAACCAGCACCTACGCTTAACAGATGACAACAACTGCCAGAATGTTGTCTGGTTTCCTGCCTCAGGTTCCAGGGAGTCGTGTCTCGATCCAGACACTCCTGGAACCTGTTTCTGCTGTCAATCCGCTGTATTAGCCCTGATTGAGCAGATAGGCAGCCCGTCTCGCAACCACCATCGGGTTGCGTCAGGCACGACGAGCAAATCGGGTTAACCGCGAGAAGCTGACCCCTCCTGCGAACAATCCGGCCAATGCACCAAGCCAGAGTGCCGTCTCAATACCATCAACCGGACGGATCGACAGACAGAACGCCACAGCCGCCGCCCCGATTGATTGTCCAAGCAATCGGGAAGTAGCAAGAATACCCCCCGCACTCCCGCTGCGTTCGCGTGGAGCGCTACTCATGAGTGCAACCATGTTGGGAGACTGAAACAACCCAAAACCGATTCCACATAGAATCAGTCGCCAGGCGATGTCAAATATCCCGGCGGACTCAGGCATCGTAGAAATCAAACCAAGACCAATAGACACAATCAACATCCCGATACCACCAAGCATTCCAGGCGCGATGCGCTCAGACAAGGGAGCAGCAACCAATGTCATCAGTGCCAGCGTTGCTGGCCAGGGGGTGATCAATAGTCCTGCCTCAACCTGGCTATACCCGAGCTTGAACATAAAAAGCATCGGCAAGGCCACAAACACGAGTCCTTGAACGGCGAAGGAACAGATCGCGGTAATAGACGAGAGCGCAAAAATCCGAATACGGAATAAATCGAGCGCTAGCACTGGTGCGGTCACGCCCGCTTCCCGTTTTCGCAAAAAGTAGGCCAAGACAACCGTAAGGCCAAGTGCCGTCAATGCAACCGACCAACGGAGGTGACCGGCATTCGAAATCACGGTCAACAAGGCTGCAAACATCAATGCACATATTGAGGCTGCTACCTTGTCAAAACGTCGGACATTGCGCTCGGTGTCAGGCAAACCCATAGTAGCCATCAGCAGCGCGACCAAGGCCACAGGCACATTAAGAAAGAACAGCCATGGCCAATCAGCCACAGATAGAACAGCAGACGTGGTGGTGGGTCCAGCAGTAAATGCCACTCCCACTACCATCGCGTACAAACCGAGCCCACGTCCAAGCTTGTTTGGCGGATAAACGCACTTGATCAGAGCAGGCGTTGTGGCCGAAACTGCTGCTGCCCCCAGGCCGACCAACCCGCGTGCCGCCGTGAGTCCAGCCAGTGATCCAGACGTTCCTGCAAGTACAGAACCTGCTGCAAATACCACTAATCCAAGCATGAAGACCTTACGATGCCCAAAAATCTCGCCAAGGGCAGCCAACGGCAGCAAAGCTGAGACGACCGCTAGGTAATAAGTATTGATAATCCAGATGGTACTTGCGGGGCTTACACCGAGCCCGGAAGCAATAGCGGGTATGGCTGTACTCGTAAGCGAAATATCCAACGTGACGATAATGACCCCCAGCATGATCGCGAAGATTGCTCCGCGATCCAACCTGTGCGGTTGGGCATCCAGATCAACGATAGCCATCAACATAACTCCAAAAACCATGAAAGGACCGTGCGATCATTAATGATCAAATCTGCAACAAGGGTCTCACTGAAAACCTTCGCTAGTTAACGCTCATGAGCACCCTAAATATAGGCGAACAGACAAGCACATGCCTTGCTAGCGTGACCTGTACCAACTCGTCCTTGTTGACGACACCACGCTCTTGACACAAACGACCTTGACAAAGCAAGGCGTTCTCTCCTGACACAAACAAGCTACTCTTACCCGGGGTGAAGCCCAGGAAAACGTAGGATTGAATGAGGTTGTTCTGGCGTCTATGGTGAAACGCATGCGGCACAGACCTGAGCTTTCATTCTGTCTGTCTCCTGGCAGCCACTTCGCGAGTCAAACACTGAACCAGACAGGAACAAGCTCTTCATGGAAATCATTCATGCAAAAGGTCTACCAGCACCCAAAGGCCATTACAGTCTGGCAATCCTGTCAAATGGTCTGCTGTTCGCCTCGGGCATTCTGCCCGAAGAACTCCCTGCTAGCCAGACGGATAGCTTCGAGCGCCAGGTGATATCTGCTCTTAAACGCGCCAAAGGAGTACTTGAAGCAGGCCACAGCTCAATGAATCAGATCAATGAACTTTCCCATCGCTAAACTCCTTGCGTCGTTGTAGCGGGGGTTTCGCGGGTCACAGACTTTGTCTTGGCGCGTTGCCATGCCAGCGGTTTGAGTCTCGCCGCCACGCCCGTCCCAGGCGTGTGCGCATCGATGAGGTCCTCGCATGCGCTGTTTTGATCGCGCAGCATCGTGAGACCCCAGTGCGTTTCGTAGTACCCGCAGGGGTGCGCCCATGCAGGGCGCACCAAGTAAAAAACCCTCGCTTTTGAGGGCGAGGGTTTTTTGTAATGAGGAGCCTGACGATGACCTACTTTCACAGATGTCCATCCACTATCATCGGCGCAAAGGCGTTTCACTGTCCTGTTCGGGATGGGAAGGAGTGGTGCCACCTTGCTATGGTCGTCAGGCGAAGGGGTTGGCGGTACTGGGGTTGAGTCCAGTTCCGCCGGATCGGGAAGAAGCGTGTTCAACGAGTCGCTGCGCAAGTGGCAGCGGGGTTGGATGTATGGTGTTGGTTGCGTTTTGAGGCGCACTATTGACTATTTTGTTTCGGCACACTTGGCTATAACCAGCAAAGTTATAGGATCAAGCCGCACGGGCAATTAGTATCGGTTAGCTAAGTGCATTACTGCACGTACACACCCGACCTATCAACGTTCTGGTCTTGAACGACCCTTCAGGGGGCTCGAGGCCCCGGGATACCTAATCTTCAGACGAGTTTCCCGCTTAGATGCCTTCAGCGGTTATCTCTTCCGTACTTAGCTACCCGGCAATGCCATTGGCATGACAACCGGTACACCAGAGGTACGTCCACTCCGGTCCTCTCGTACTAGGAGCAGGCTCCGTCAAGTATCCAACGCCCACGGCAGATAGGGACCAAACTGTCTCACGACGTTTTAAACCCAGCTCACGTACCTCTTTAAATGGCGAACAGCCATACCCTTGGGACCGGCTACAGCCCCAGGATGAGATGAGCCGACATCGAGGTGCCAAACACCGCCGTCGATATGAACTCTTGGGCGGTATCAGCCTGTTATCCCCAGAGTACCTTTTATCCGTTGAGCGATGGCCCTTCCATTCAGAACCACCGGATCACTATGTCCTGCTTTCGCACCTGTTCGACTTGTCAGTCTCACAGTCAAGCACGCTTATGCCATTGCACTATCAGCACGATTTCCGACCGTACCTAGCGTACCTTCGAACTCCTCCGTTACACTTTAGGAGGAGACCGCCCCAGTCAAACTGCCCACCATGCACTGTCCCCAACCCGGATCACGGGCCAAGGTTAGAATCGCAAACAAACCAGGGTGGTATTTCAAGGATGGCTCCACGCGATCTGGCGACCACGTTTCTGCGCCTCCCACCTATCCTACACAAGCCGGTTCACAATCCAATGCAAAGCTACAGTAAAGGTTCATGGGGTCTTTCCGTCTAGCCGCGGGTAGATTGCATCATCACAAACACTTCAACTTCGCTGAGTCTCAGGAGGAGACAGTGTGGCCATCGTTACGCCATTCGTGCAGGTCGGAACTTACCCGACAAGGAATTTCGCTACCTTAGGACCGTTATAGTTACGGCCGCCGTTTACCGGGGCTTCGATCAAGAGCTTGCACCCCATCACTTAACCTTCCGGCACCGGGCAGGCGTCACACCCTATACGTCGACTTTCGTCTTGGCAGAGTGCTGTGTTTTTAATAAACAGTCGCAGCCACCGATTCTCTGCGGCCCCTTCATGCTCCGAGCGCAGGCTCTTCACACTACCGGGGCATACCTTCTCCCGAAGTTACGGTATCAATTTGCCGAGTTCCTTCTCCTGAGTTCTCTCAAGCGCCTTGGAATATTCATCCCGTCCACCTGTGTCGGTTTGCGGTACGGTCTCGTATGGCTGAAGCTTAGAGGCTTTTCCTGGAACCACTTCCAATCACTTCGCGACACTTGGTCGCTCGTGCCACACCCTTGAATCACGCGCCCGGATTTGCCTAAGCGCCTTCTACAGTGCAGCAACAGGGACTTCCAACACCCTGATGACCTTCCGCGATCCGTCCCCCCATCGCACCATACGACGGTACTGGAATATTAACCAGTTTCCCATCAGCTACGCATCTCTGCCTCGCCTTAGGGGCCGACTCACCCTGCGCCGATGAACGTTGCGCAGGAAACCTTGGACTTACGGCGAGGGGGCTTTTCACCCCCTTTATCGCTACTCATGTCAGCATTCGCACTTCTGATACCTCCAGCAGCCTTTACAAGCCACCTTCGCAGGCTTACAGAACGCTCTCCTACCGCGTGTACAAAGTACACACCCGCAGCTTCGGTCTATCGCTTAAGCCCCGTTACATCTTCCGCGCAGGACGACTCGATCAGTGAGCTATTACGCTTTCTTTAAAGGATGGCTGCTTCTAAGCCAACCTCCTGACTGTCTATGCCTTCCCACTTCGTTTCCCACTGAGCGATAGTTGGGGACCTTAGCTGGCGGTCTGGGTTGTTTCCCTCTTGAGTCCGGACGTTAGCACCCGGTGCTCTGTCTCCCACGCTGTACTTGCCGGTATTCGGAGTTTGCCATGGTTTGGTAAGTCGCCATGACCCCCTAGCCATAACAGTGCTCTACCCCCGGCAGTAATACGTGAGGCACTACCTAAATAGTTTTCGGAGAGAACCAGCTATTTCCAGGTTTGTTTAGCCTTTCACCCCTATCCACAGCTCATCCCCTAATTTTTCAACATTAGTGGGTTCGGTCCTTCAGCACGTGTTACCGTGCCTTCAACCTGGCCATGGATAGATCACCTGGTTTCGGGTCTACACCCAGCGACTGAATCGCCCTGTTCGGACTCGCTTTCGCTACGCCTGCCCTATTCGGTTAAGCTTGCCACTGAATGTAAGTCGCTGACCCATTATACAAAAGGTACGCAGTCACCCCTCAAGGAGGCTCCTACTGTTTGTATGCATGCGGTTTCAGGATCTATTTCACTCCCCTTCCGGGGTTCTTTTCGCCTTTCCCTCGCGGTACTGGTTCACTATCGGTCGATCACGAGTATTTAGCCTTGGAGGATGGTCCCCCCATCTTCAGACAGGATTTCACGTGTCCCGCCCTACTTGTCGTACGCCTAGTTCCACAATCGTGATTTCGTCTACAGGGCTATCACCTGCTATGGCCACGCTTTCCAGCGTATTCAACTATCACAACTGCTAAATCGTACAGGCTGATCCGATTTCGTTCGCCACTACTTTCGGAATCTCGGTTGATTTCTTTTCCTCGGGTTACTTAGATGTTTCAGTTCACCCGGTTCGCCCTCGCTGGCCTATGTATTCAGCCAGGAGTACCTCCCTTACAGAAGGTGGGTTTCCCCATTCGGATATCTGCGGATCAAAGCTTGTTTGCCAGCTCCCCGCAGCTTTTCGCAGGCTGCCACGTCCTTCTTCGCCTGTGATCGCCAAGGCATCCACCACATGCACTTAGTCACTTGATCCTATAACCTTGCAGGCTATAGGCTTTACTTGCTTTGCTGAGTTTTCGCGTTTGTGTGCCGTTCTTCCTTTCAAGGCTCCAATCCTGTCATCTGCGTCTTGCAACACACACGACCCGATCGGTCTCGAGTAAGAACAAATTACTACTAATGCAATCACAACCCGTATTCACGTCACTGCGCACACCCTCAAACTCGCCCGCCTCCTGTAAGGCCGGCCCGCTTGACAATGCACCACGCAAATACTATTTTCTCGTTGTGCTTCTTCCTGATTGTTAAAGAACAAAGTGTTAAGTCTCTCGACTACGCAAAGTGCTGCCGCTTCACCGCAAACCCGACTCTCGCCTGACTTGCCGCACTACAACAGCCCTCTGCACAGTACGCAGAGATGAAATCTCTAGCCAAGCCCGCCACTATAGCACACTTGCCTAAAACACCTCAGCTCTACACACTGGTGTTGGTGGAGGATGACGGGATCGAACCGACGACCCCCTGCTTGCAAAGCAGGTGCTCTCCCAGCTGAGCTAATCCCCCAGTACCCGATCTTGGTGGGTCTGGTTGGATTCGAACCAACGACCCCCGCCTTATCAAGACGGTGCTCTAACCGACTGAGCTACAGACCCAACCGACCCAGCATCTCTTAACCCTTTGAACATCCGAACAACCGATAAGTGTGAACAGCTAACTTGCCAACTCCCCCTGGCGCACTGCACTGAACCTACATCCAGTCCAACACCAGAGCCTTTCTCTTAAAGGAGGTGATCCAGCCGCACCTTCCGATACGGCTACCTTGTTACGACTTCACCCCAGTCATGAATCCCACCGTGGTAATCGCCCTCCTTGCGGTTAGGCTAACTACTTCTGGTGAAACCCACTCCCATGGTGTGACGGGCGGTGTGTACAAGACCCGGGAACGTATTCACCGCGACATTCTGATCCGCGATTACTAGCGATTCCGACTTCATGCAGTCGAGTTGCAGACTGCAATCCGGACTACGATCGGGTTTCTGGGATTAGCTCCCCCTCGCGGGTTGGCAACCCTCTGTCCCGACCATTGTATGACGTGTGAAGCCCTACCCATAAGGGCCATGAGGACTTGACGTCATCCCCACCTTCCTCCGGTTTGTCACCGGCAGTCTCATTAGAGTGCCCTTTCGTAGCAACTAATGACAAGGGTTGCGCTCGTTGCGGGACTTAACCCAACATCTCACGACACGAGCTGACGACAGCCATGCAGCACCTGTGTTCCGGTTCTCTTGCGAGCACTCCCAAATCTCTTCGGGATTCCAGACATGTCAAGGGTAGGTAAGGTTTTTCGCGTTGCATCGAATTAATCCACATCATCCACCGCTTGTGCGGGTCCCCGTCAATTCCTTTGAGTTTTAATCTTGCGACCGTACTCCCCAGGCGGTCAACTTCACGCGTTAGCTGCGCTACCAAGGCCCGAAGGCCCCAACAGCTAGTTGACATCGTTTAGGGCGTGGACTACCAGGGTATCTAATCCTGTTTGCTCCCCACGCTTTCGTGCATGAGCGTCAGTGTCATCCCAGGGGGCTGCCTTCGCCATCGGTGTTCCTCCGCATATCTACGCATTTCACTGCTACACGCGGAATTCCACCCCCTCTGACGCACTCTAGCCCGGTAGTTAAAAATGCAGTTCCAAGGTTAAGCCCTGGGATTTCACATCTTTCTTTCCGAACCGCCTGCGCACGCTTTACGCCCAGTAATTCCGATTAACG
This sequence is a window from Orrella marina. Protein-coding genes within it:
- a CDS encoding pyridoxal phosphate-dependent aminotransferase, with the protein product MNASSRRMLAVDAPIIPTVAALVRDNPGTISLGQGVVNYGPPQAAIDAIPDLMRDVQLNKYQAVLGHPALVEALSSKLSQDNDIGLDGQSTLMVTAGSNMAFLNCLLAVTDPGDEVILPLPFYFNHEMAIRMCGCVPVTVRTHDDWSLDVDAIRSAITPRTRAVVTVSPNNPTGAVYSKESLIAVNTLCADNGLYHFSDEAYEYFTYEGRTQFSPGSLPGASGHTISFFSMSKNYGMASWRVGYVVFPSRLTEAMTKVQDTNLICAPVVSQLLAVEALKHGREWIAPKVEALSKVRLDVFEVLSTLGDIVQFPKTEGAFYILMKLPPLAEGSDPMAFNRHMAQQHQVATVPGFAFGLTDPQTGNYQRLSYGALDAQSVTEGVNRYVEAVKSWYQI
- a CDS encoding LysR family transcriptional regulator, which produces MRSFLLTVDSGSMSEAARRLDITPAAVAQQIRALEKELEVQLVERAGRTVRPTQAGHMLAANARAIVASVDNLKFMVNISPLAGELRLGAINTALLSFLPRVLNSLRSECPSLHVSIRSGHSSELIGCLQNNELDAVICIEPNFAFPKSMLWHVFRQEPLVLLTSARTKEDDPETLLRENPLIRYDRNLAGGKQAERFLVNLNVHPTEVVELSSILAIALMVEAGLGVSVVPDIDSKLINSLEIRKRPLRDESHRRVIGILTHRHSIKSDVISRLVRCYEALSDA
- a CDS encoding HpcH/HpaI aldolase/citrate lyase family protein, whose protein sequence is MRSKLFVPGSRPELFNKALTGPSDGLSFDLEDAVREERKQQARSELATFLCSDAVIQSDKTMIVRVNGLETSHFLADLESVVCARIDIINIPKAESAEDVRYAARCIEQAEQRKGLGGARQQPIQILVNIETPKALRIAHELGAADKRVFGLQLGLGDLFEPHGIDRRQPVAIQAAMFQIAMAAHENGLRVYDGAFANVSDKDGFRNEALLAKSLGFDGKSCIHPSQVDSVNEVFRPTQEEIEFSLKVVQAEAQAKESAVGAFLVEGRMIDAPFVERANSILKMAKQLGLITQ
- a CDS encoding tripartite tricarboxylate transporter substrate binding protein encodes the protein MKKILSMAVLSSALAFTTIQPVAAQSAFPDKTITIVVPYSAGGSNDRFARLVAGGLSKELDVPVVVDNRPGASGVTGSMQVARAAPDGYTLLVVSSSMTTNEAVRPREDFNPVKNLTPVAMLAKGPFIVAVNNEFPAKTPQEFVELIKANPGKFNYASSGIGSSNQFATELLQMLAGLESVHVPYKGMAQATTDLIGGQTEILIASGPSLLPHIRGERARAIGVTSLNESAIAPDLVPISSVVPGYEFELWWGVFAPAGLPADIQELLNTKINAVINAPEMRQTFLNDGAEAAPTSAEDFGKRVADDIDRWKDLAKRQNITVN
- a CDS encoding CaiB/BaiF CoA transferase family protein, coding for MSFVSNQRGGPLSGVKVLDLSAYIAGPYGCALLADQGADVIKVESPAGDNLRNYPSTLENESRAFLGVNRSKLGLVLDLKSETDKGHLLDLVRDADVLVHNFRPSVPARLGIDYDTLSQTNPRLIYCALTGFGDAGPLKDKAGYDQVLQSMTGMCAMQAKPDGPPEILYGSVVDFYAAAMLSSAVSSALYEREKSGTGQYVGVSLMRAALTMQSTRLVWADNEGSEVSRDMRSGGVTGIHPTLDGYIYISANTPRFWQALCDKTGVSHLAKDERFDTVKKRAMHKDEIVSTLREALSKKSALEWEAIFGDEVPCSAVRRVEDMFDHPQVLAQELIGSFDYPGVGEYRAFQNPFHFGRTPCPPASPAPALDQHGDMIRSSIERAGKE
- a CDS encoding MFS transporter, whose amino-acid sequence is MAIVDLDAQPHRLDRGAIFAIMLGVIIVTLDISLTSTAIPAIASGLGVSPASTIWIINTYYLAVVSALLPLAALGEIFGHRKVFMLGLVVFAAGSVLAGTSGSLAGLTAARGLVGLGAAAVSATTPALIKCVYPPNKLGRGLGLYAMVVGVAFTAGPTTTSAVLSVADWPWLFFLNVPVALVALLMATMGLPDTERNVRRFDKVAASICALMFAALLTVISNAGHLRWSVALTALGLTVVLAYFLRKREAGVTAPVLALDLFRIRIFALSSITAICSFAVQGLVFVALPMLFMFKLGYSQVEAGLLITPWPATLALMTLVAAPLSERIAPGMLGGIGMLIVSIGLGLISTMPESAGIFDIAWRLILCGIGFGLFQSPNMVALMSSAPRERSGSAGGILATSRLLGQSIGAAAVAFCLSIRPVDGIETALWLGALAGLFAGGVSFSRLTRFARRA
- a CDS encoding Rid family hydrolase, with translation MEIIHAKGLPAPKGHYSLAILSNGLLFASGILPEELPASQTDSFERQVISALKRAKGVLEAGHSSMNQINELSHR